The following proteins are encoded in a genomic region of Cellulomonas sp. ES6:
- a CDS encoding chemotaxis protein CheW: protein MSLSSVLEVGGERPDNAVIAVVQSDHQRFGLLVDRVLNTEEIVVKPLSARLKAIGAYAGATVLGDGHVALILDVQAIARRALAGELDAAARDAHSSNAAGLAHEVQQVLVVGIGGGRRQVAMPLASVARLEHVQAEQVEYVGGREVVQYRGTILPLARLDRILGAYGEEDSSELLLVVYSRAGRSVGLVVREIVDIVDDDSARHSDIEDAGLVGSTVLGDRVTELLDVRRAILAADAAFYDERSEHRSTFDDVPTQVAGTELVGALR, encoded by the coding sequence GTGTCGCTGTCCTCCGTGCTGGAGGTCGGCGGGGAGCGCCCGGACAACGCGGTCATCGCGGTGGTGCAGTCCGACCACCAGCGGTTCGGGCTGCTGGTCGACCGGGTGCTGAACACCGAGGAGATCGTGGTCAAGCCGCTGTCGGCCCGTCTCAAGGCGATCGGCGCGTACGCCGGCGCGACGGTGCTGGGTGACGGGCACGTCGCGCTGATCCTCGACGTGCAGGCGATCGCCCGCCGCGCGCTGGCCGGGGAGCTGGACGCCGCCGCGCGTGACGCGCACAGCAGCAACGCCGCCGGGCTGGCCCACGAGGTGCAGCAGGTGCTCGTCGTCGGGATCGGCGGCGGCCGGCGGCAGGTCGCGATGCCGCTGGCGTCCGTGGCCCGCCTGGAGCACGTGCAGGCCGAGCAGGTCGAGTACGTCGGCGGCCGCGAGGTCGTGCAGTACCGCGGCACGATCCTGCCGCTGGCGCGCCTGGACCGGATCCTCGGCGCGTACGGCGAGGAGGACAGCTCCGAGCTGCTGCTGGTGGTCTACAGCCGTGCGGGACGCAGCGTCGGCCTGGTGGTCCGGGAGATCGTCGACATCGTCGACGACGACTCGGCGCGGCACTCCGACATCGAGGACGCCGGCCTGGTCGGCTCGACGGTGCTCGGCGACCGCGTGACGGAGCTGCTGGACGTGCGGCGCGCGATCCTCGCCGCCGACGCGGCGTTCTACGACGAGCGGAGCGAGCACCGCTCCACGTTCGACGACGTCCCGACGCAGGTCGCCGGGACCGAGCTGGTGGGAGCCCTGCGATGA
- a CDS encoding ATP-binding protein: MVLARNQISRLATGTDDVDLARSAQRLNLIAGELQEGVMKTRMQPIEHLWSKMPRMVRDVAAACHREVQLELSGGDTELDRSLLEAVKDPLTHLVRNAVDHGIESAADRAAAGKPAKGVLALRAYHASGQVVVEVADDGRGIDPDKIGAKAVQKGLRTADQVAVMSAADLLQLLFLPGFSTAEVVSNVSGRGVGMDVVRTKIESIGGAVDVESVVGRGTTWRLRIPLTLAIMPALTVECSGDLYAIPQVNLLELVALDSQRSESGIEHIHEAPVYRLRGSCCRWCRCPPCWRSAGSARTTRSSRWCSPTTSGSGCWSTGC, translated from the coding sequence CTGGTGCTGGCCCGCAACCAGATCAGCCGCCTGGCCACCGGCACGGACGACGTGGACCTCGCGCGGTCCGCGCAGCGCCTCAACCTCATCGCCGGTGAGCTGCAGGAGGGGGTCATGAAGACCCGCATGCAGCCCATCGAGCACCTGTGGTCGAAGATGCCGCGGATGGTGCGTGACGTCGCGGCGGCGTGCCACCGCGAGGTGCAGCTGGAGCTGTCCGGCGGCGACACCGAGCTGGACCGCAGCCTGCTGGAGGCCGTGAAGGACCCGCTGACGCACCTGGTGCGCAACGCCGTCGACCACGGCATCGAGTCGGCCGCTGACCGTGCCGCCGCCGGCAAGCCCGCGAAGGGCGTCCTGGCGCTGCGCGCGTACCACGCGAGCGGTCAGGTCGTCGTGGAGGTGGCCGACGACGGCCGCGGCATCGACCCCGACAAGATCGGCGCGAAGGCGGTCCAGAAGGGCCTGCGCACCGCGGACCAGGTCGCCGTCATGAGCGCGGCGGACCTGCTGCAGCTGCTGTTCCTGCCGGGGTTCTCCACGGCGGAGGTCGTCTCGAACGTCTCCGGCCGCGGTGTCGGCATGGACGTCGTGCGGACCAAGATCGAGTCGATCGGCGGCGCGGTGGACGTGGAGTCCGTCGTCGGCCGGGGCACGACGTGGCGGCTGCGCATCCCGCTGACGCTGGCGATCATGCCGGCGCTGACGGTGGAGTGCTCCGGGGACCTGTACGCGATCCCGCAGGTGAACCTGCTGGAGCTCGTCGCGCTGGACTCGCAGCGCTCGGAGTCGGGCATCGAGCACATCCACGAGGCGCCGGTGTACCGGTTGCGCGGGAGCTGCTGCCGCTGGTGTCGCTGTCCTCCGTGCTGGAGGTCGGCGGGGAGCGCCCGGACAACGCGGTCATCGCGGTGGTGCAGTCCGACCACCAGCGGTTCGGGCTGCTGGTCGACCGGGTGCTGA
- a CDS encoding Hpt domain-containing protein, with product MDDIVREFLVESHENLDQLDQDLVALESEPGSRALIASVFRTIHTIKGTSGFLAFSHLERVAHAGENLLVELRDGRRSMDQATTDVLLRLVDTIREILRAIEAEGGEGAVEIDAVIAAIEAIQATDPSAAPAPVAETPAAPAAAVEPAEPRARRARARARRGGRRPAARARCARDAVRAGRARGACHRRVAVGPVHPVRRGADPGAGARPRGPGTGPRGPGTGRRHPGTGRRDPGAARRGSRRGSAPSGAAPPTRRSAWTSTCSTPSCGRWASWCWPATRSAAWPPARTTWTSRGPRSASTSSPVSCRRGS from the coding sequence ATGGACGACATCGTCCGCGAGTTCCTGGTCGAGAGCCACGAGAACCTCGACCAGCTCGACCAGGACCTGGTCGCGCTCGAGAGCGAACCCGGATCCCGGGCGCTCATCGCGAGCGTGTTCCGGACGATCCACACGATCAAGGGGACCAGCGGGTTCCTCGCGTTCTCCCACCTGGAGCGCGTGGCGCACGCCGGCGAGAACCTGCTCGTCGAGCTGCGCGACGGTCGCCGCTCGATGGACCAGGCGACGACGGACGTGCTGCTGCGGCTCGTGGACACGATCCGCGAGATCCTGCGCGCCATCGAGGCCGAGGGCGGTGAGGGCGCGGTGGAGATCGACGCGGTGATCGCGGCGATCGAGGCCATCCAGGCGACCGACCCGTCCGCCGCCCCGGCGCCCGTCGCCGAGACGCCGGCCGCGCCCGCGGCAGCGGTCGAGCCCGCGGAGCCCCGCGCCCGCCGCGCCCGGGCCCGTGCCCGCCGCGGAGGCCGCCGCCCCGCAGCCCGGGCCCGCTGCGCCCGCGACGCCGTCCGAGCCGGCCGCGCCCGCGGCGCGTGCCATCGGCGAGTCGCCGTCGGCCCCGTCCACCCCGTCCGCCGTGGCGCCGACCCCGGTGCCGGAGCCCGCCCCCGCGGCCCCGGCACCGGCCCCCGCGGCCCCGGCACCGGCCGCCGCCACCCCGGCACCGGCCGCCGCGACCCCGGCGCCGCCCGCCGCGGCAGCCGCCGAGGGTCGGCACCCTCCGGGGCGGCGCCGCCGACGCGTCGATCCGCGTGGACGTCGACCTGCTCGACGCCCTCATGCGGCAGGTGGGCGAGCTGGTGCTGGCCCGCAACCAGATCAGCCGCCTGGCCACCGGCACGGACGACGTGGACCTCGCGCGGTCCGCGCAGCGCCTCAACCTCATCGCCGGTGAGCTGCAGGAGGGGGTCATGA
- the csrA gene encoding carbon storage regulator CsrA, with amino-acid sequence MLVLSRRVGERLVIGDDIVVTVIEVRSDGVRLGIDAPRSVSVHRAEVLEAVTAANVAATDAGDDAVESLRGLIPPTPEDPEQGPRRPR; translated from the coding sequence ATGCTGGTGCTGAGCAGGCGGGTCGGGGAGCGACTCGTGATCGGGGACGACATCGTCGTGACCGTGATCGAGGTGCGCAGCGACGGCGTCCGCCTGGGCATCGACGCCCCGCGCTCCGTGTCCGTGCACCGCGCGGAGGTCCTCGAGGCCGTCACCGCAGCCAACGTCGCCGCGACCGACGCCGGCGACGACGCCGTCGAGTCGCTCCGCGGCCTCATCCCGCCCACCCCGGAGGACCCGGAGCAAGGCCCCCGCCGCCCCCGCTGA
- the flhA gene encoding flagellar biosynthesis protein FlhA, whose protein sequence is MKNRQISQLAVPVGVVGIVLLLVVPLPAAMLDVLIAVNITASLVILLTSMYVQRPLDFSVFPSLILVFTLFRLGLNVASTRLVLRDGYAGAVIDAFGHFVVGGSLVIGLVIFLILVVIQFVVITNGAGRVAEVGARFTLDAMPGKQMAIDADLNSGLIDEDTARKRRADVAAEADFYGAMDGGSKFVKGDAIAGIIITLINLIGGFVIGMVQMGLSMPEALERFSLLTIGDGLVTQIPALLLSVSTGIVVTRATAEGDMGTAASKQLLQSRTALMIAGSGALALALLPGMPKLPFVLVGAGLLVVGQRLKATQAREAAAAELAAASTATAAPTSNDTPEALIEQMRVHTLEILLAPDLVDMVGNGPDQDLLHRVRGLRRKIAMELGIVVPPVRTRDSVDLPRSTYVVRIAGVEVGRGEVPPGRILALGDDLAALPGQAVVEPVFGLPGKWVAAELRHAAEMAGATVVDRVSVLITHLGAIITANAPRLLGREDVRVLTEGVKQVNPSVVEELVPGLLSLGEVQRVLQGLLAEEVPIRDLGRIYEALTLRAKVSTDPEGLVEAARGALGPALCAQHVQDGVLRVLTLDPVFEQSLVESLRPSDSGTQVVTDPSRLEAMLERLRVAVTDAEATGRSVVLVCAPALRPALRKVVVLGLERLPVLSYAEVTGGGVRIETVGVVSGAHAIAA, encoded by the coding sequence ATGAAGAACCGGCAGATCTCGCAGCTCGCCGTCCCGGTCGGCGTCGTCGGCATCGTCCTGCTGCTCGTCGTGCCGCTGCCCGCGGCGATGCTCGACGTGCTCATCGCCGTCAACATCACGGCGTCGCTCGTCATCCTGCTCACCAGCATGTACGTGCAGCGGCCGCTGGACTTCAGCGTCTTCCCGTCGCTGATCCTCGTGTTCACGCTGTTCCGGCTGGGCCTCAACGTCGCGTCCACCCGCCTGGTGCTGCGCGACGGCTACGCCGGGGCCGTCATCGACGCGTTCGGGCACTTCGTGGTCGGCGGCTCGCTGGTCATCGGGCTCGTGATCTTCCTGATCCTCGTGGTCATCCAGTTCGTCGTCATCACCAACGGCGCCGGGCGCGTCGCGGAGGTCGGGGCCCGGTTCACCCTCGACGCGATGCCCGGCAAGCAGATGGCGATCGACGCGGACCTGAACTCCGGCCTCATCGACGAGGACACGGCCCGCAAGCGCCGCGCGGACGTGGCGGCCGAGGCGGACTTCTACGGCGCGATGGACGGCGGGTCGAAGTTCGTCAAGGGCGACGCCATCGCCGGCATCATCATCACGCTCATCAACCTCATCGGCGGGTTCGTCATCGGCATGGTCCAGATGGGCCTGTCGATGCCGGAGGCGCTCGAGCGCTTCAGCCTGCTGACCATCGGCGACGGGCTGGTCACGCAGATCCCCGCCCTGCTGCTGTCGGTGTCCACCGGCATCGTCGTGACCCGCGCGACCGCCGAGGGCGACATGGGCACGGCCGCCTCCAAGCAGCTGCTGCAGTCCCGCACGGCCCTGATGATCGCCGGCTCCGGCGCCCTCGCGCTCGCGCTGCTGCCCGGCATGCCGAAGCTGCCGTTCGTCCTGGTCGGCGCCGGCCTGCTGGTGGTCGGGCAGCGCCTCAAGGCCACGCAGGCCCGGGAGGCCGCCGCCGCCGAGCTCGCCGCCGCGTCCACCGCGACCGCCGCACCCACGAGCAACGACACGCCCGAGGCGCTCATCGAGCAGATGCGCGTCCACACCCTGGAGATCCTGCTGGCGCCCGACCTGGTCGACATGGTCGGCAACGGCCCGGACCAGGACCTGCTGCACCGCGTCCGGGGCCTGCGCCGCAAGATCGCGATGGAGCTCGGCATCGTCGTGCCCCCGGTCCGCACCCGCGACTCCGTCGACCTGCCGCGGTCCACCTACGTCGTGCGGATCGCCGGCGTGGAGGTCGGCCGCGGCGAGGTCCCGCCCGGGCGCATCCTGGCGCTCGGCGACGACCTGGCCGCCCTCCCCGGGCAGGCGGTCGTCGAGCCCGTCTTCGGCCTGCCCGGCAAGTGGGTGGCCGCCGAGCTGCGGCACGCCGCCGAGATGGCCGGGGCCACCGTGGTCGACCGGGTGTCCGTGCTCATCACGCACCTCGGCGCGATCATCACCGCGAACGCCCCGCGCCTGCTGGGCCGGGAGGACGTCCGGGTGCTCACCGAGGGCGTCAAGCAGGTCAACCCGTCCGTGGTCGAGGAGCTCGTGCCCGGGCTGCTGTCGCTCGGTGAGGTGCAGCGCGTGCTCCAGGGGCTGCTCGCGGAGGAGGTGCCGATCCGCGACCTCGGCCGCATCTACGAGGCGCTGACGCTGCGCGCGAAGGTCAGCACCGACCCGGAGGGCCTCGTCGAGGCCGCCCGCGGCGCGCTCGGCCCGGCGCTGTGCGCGCAGCACGTGCAGGACGGCGTCCTGCGCGTGCTCACCCTCGACCCGGTGTTCGAGCAGTCGCTCGTCGAGTCGCTGCGCCCGTCGGACAGCGGCACGCAGGTCGTCACCGACCCGAGCCGGCTGGAGGCCATGCTCGAGCGGCTGCGCGTGGCCGTCACGGACGCCGAGGCGACCGGCCGGTCCGTGGTGCTGGTCTGCGCGCCCGCGCTGCGGCCCGCCCTGCGCAAGGTGGTCGTGCTGGGCCTGGAGCGGCTCCCGGTGCTGTCCTACGCCGAGGTGACCGGCGGAGGGGTGCGCATCGAGACCGTCGGGGTGGTGAGCGGTGCCCACGCGATTGCTGCTTGA
- a CDS encoding EscU/YscU/HrcU family type III secretion system export apparatus switch protein → MSGGGDSGEKSEKATAQRMKQVHRDGKLSRSQDLTAWVGLAAAAIMLPGTASRAADAAFEQLGSVREAIASPDAGTVTQLLGDGLWSVVGTIGPMLAVVAGVVIAVAVAQGGVHVKKFKPNVQQFNPVSGVKRLFGAHAWWEGAKTLLKTAVVGTVLYLAVQALVPQLMGTGRIPLAHMLGVAGSGVKQLLVWGVSAGVLLAAVDLLVVIRRNRKQTRMSRQEIKEENKRTEGDPLVKGQIRSKQMAMSRNRMMAAVADADVVIVNPTHVAVALKYVPGTGAPRLVAKGAGAVAARIRAQATEHRVPMVEDVPLARALHAACAVDQEIPAYLFTAVARVLAFVMQLKRRGAAMGRHTMPGGSVAPDDVPTTVAAARRRMRAEKAA, encoded by the coding sequence GTGAGCGGCGGCGGGGACAGCGGGGAGAAGTCCGAGAAGGCCACAGCCCAGCGGATGAAGCAGGTCCACCGGGACGGGAAGCTCTCCCGGTCCCAGGACCTCACCGCCTGGGTCGGGCTGGCTGCCGCGGCGATCATGCTGCCCGGCACCGCGAGCCGGGCGGCCGACGCGGCGTTCGAGCAGCTCGGGTCGGTGCGCGAGGCCATCGCGTCGCCCGACGCCGGCACCGTCACGCAGCTGCTCGGGGACGGCCTCTGGTCGGTCGTCGGCACGATCGGCCCGATGCTCGCGGTCGTCGCGGGCGTCGTGATCGCGGTCGCGGTCGCGCAGGGCGGCGTGCACGTCAAGAAGTTCAAGCCGAACGTGCAGCAGTTCAACCCGGTGTCGGGCGTGAAGCGGCTTTTCGGGGCGCACGCGTGGTGGGAGGGCGCCAAGACGCTGCTCAAGACCGCCGTCGTCGGCACCGTGCTGTACCTCGCGGTGCAGGCCCTCGTGCCGCAGCTCATGGGCACCGGCCGCATCCCGCTCGCGCACATGCTCGGCGTGGCCGGGTCCGGCGTGAAGCAGCTCCTGGTGTGGGGCGTCTCCGCGGGCGTGCTGCTCGCGGCGGTCGACCTGCTCGTCGTCATCCGCCGCAACCGGAAGCAGACGCGCATGTCCCGCCAGGAGATCAAGGAGGAGAACAAGCGCACCGAGGGCGACCCGCTGGTCAAGGGGCAGATCCGGTCCAAGCAGATGGCGATGAGCCGCAACCGCATGATGGCGGCCGTCGCCGACGCGGACGTCGTGATCGTCAACCCCACCCACGTCGCCGTCGCCCTGAAGTACGTGCCGGGCACCGGCGCGCCCCGCCTCGTCGCGAAGGGCGCCGGCGCCGTCGCGGCCCGCATCCGCGCGCAGGCGACCGAGCACCGGGTCCCGATGGTCGAGGACGTCCCCCTGGCGCGGGCGCTGCACGCGGCCTGCGCCGTCGACCAGGAGATCCCCGCGTACCTGTTCACCGCGGTGGCCCGCGTGCTGGCGTTCGTCATGCAGCTCAAGCGCCGCGGCGCCGCGATGGGCCGCCACACCATGCCCGGCGGCTCCGTCGCCCCGGACGACGTCCCGACCACCGTCGCCGCCGCCCGCCGGCGGATGCGTGCGGAGAAGGCCGCATGA
- a CDS encoding flagellar biosynthetic protein FliR, with product MDVTLSLAAVQTAMLAGVRFAAFFVVAPPFAHRGIPGTVKAMLSVGLALAVLPRLDVVATTSTGEFVGALVLEAVVGAALGFLVSLVFAAVQAAGNLIDLFGGFQLAQAFDPQNMTSGAQFARLYNWTCLVLLFVSGAYQVLIGGLARSFDAVPPGAGLDLAALASVATTGLTQMFLAALQIGGPLLVVLFLTDVGLGLLTRVSPALNAFAMGFPLKILMTVTFAGFAYLAMPGVIDDLAGRALEAMLGVAS from the coding sequence ATGGACGTCACGCTCTCCCTGGCGGCCGTGCAGACCGCGATGCTCGCGGGCGTCCGGTTCGCGGCGTTCTTCGTGGTCGCGCCGCCGTTCGCGCACCGCGGCATCCCGGGGACGGTCAAGGCGATGCTGTCGGTCGGCCTCGCGCTGGCCGTCCTGCCGCGGCTCGACGTCGTCGCCACCACGTCGACGGGGGAGTTCGTCGGGGCCCTGGTGCTGGAGGCCGTCGTCGGCGCCGCGCTCGGGTTCCTGGTGTCGCTGGTGTTCGCGGCCGTGCAGGCGGCGGGCAACCTCATCGACCTGTTCGGCGGGTTCCAGCTCGCGCAGGCGTTCGACCCGCAGAACATGACGTCCGGCGCCCAGTTCGCCCGCCTGTACAACTGGACGTGCCTGGTGCTGCTGTTCGTCTCGGGCGCCTACCAGGTGCTCATCGGAGGGCTGGCCCGGTCGTTCGACGCCGTGCCGCCGGGGGCGGGCCTGGACCTCGCCGCGCTCGCGTCGGTGGCGACCACCGGGCTGACGCAGATGTTCCTGGCGGCGCTGCAGATCGGCGGACCGCTGCTGGTCGTGCTGTTCCTCACCGACGTCGGCCTGGGGCTGCTCACCCGCGTGTCGCCCGCGCTGAACGCCTTCGCGATGGGCTTCCCGCTGAAGATCTTGATGACCGTGACGTTCGCCGGCTTCGCGTACCTCGCGATGCCCGGCGTCATCGACGACCTGGCGGGCCGCGCGCTCGAGGCGATGCTGGGGGTCGCGTCGTGA
- the fliQ gene encoding flagellar biosynthesis protein FliQ, which translates to MDTAAVLDIGLDALILTAKLAAPVLVTALVVGFAVSLVQSVTQIQEVTLSFVPKAIAAAVALLVCGNWMISELVSFTQELFERIPSLLGG; encoded by the coding sequence ATGGACACCGCGGCCGTCCTCGACATCGGGCTGGACGCCCTGATCCTCACCGCGAAGCTCGCGGCGCCGGTGCTCGTCACCGCGCTGGTCGTCGGGTTCGCCGTGTCCCTCGTGCAGTCCGTGACGCAGATCCAGGAGGTCACGCTGTCGTTCGTCCCCAAGGCGATCGCGGCGGCCGTGGCGCTGCTGGTGTGCGGGAACTGGATGATCTCGGAGCTCGTGTCGTTCACGCAGGAGCTCTTCGAGCGCATCCCCAGCCTGCTCGGGGGCTGA
- the fliP gene encoding flagellar type III secretion system pore protein FliP (The bacterial flagellar biogenesis protein FliP forms a type III secretion system (T3SS)-type pore required for flagellar assembly.): MTAAPTTPRAPRRTWPLVLAAVLALAVVLVVLGSGVAHAAPVPPDGPAAPTGPADPSGGGEVSVAINGVNGSPSSSIVVLIGITLLSVAPALLLMMTGFTKIFVVLSLTRNALGLTTVPPNQVIAGLALFLSLFVMAPVLSDVNQDAVQPYLDGSMDFQTALDAGSAPMRDYMLGHTREADLALLTRAADQPNPEDPASVPMLTLIPAFMLSELRSAFIIGFVIFVPFLVIDLVVSSVLMSMGMMMLPPVMVSLPFKLLLFVLVDGWGLIVTALVGAASAGGG, encoded by the coding sequence CTGACCGCCGCCCCCACCACTCCCCGCGCCCCCCGCCGCACCTGGCCGCTCGTGCTGGCCGCCGTGCTGGCGCTCGCCGTCGTCCTCGTCGTGCTCGGCTCGGGCGTCGCGCACGCCGCGCCGGTCCCGCCGGACGGCCCCGCCGCCCCCACCGGCCCGGCCGACCCCTCGGGCGGCGGCGAGGTGTCCGTCGCGATCAACGGCGTCAACGGCTCGCCGAGCAGCTCGATCGTCGTGCTCATCGGCATCACGCTGCTGTCCGTCGCGCCGGCGCTGCTGCTGATGATGACGGGCTTCACCAAGATCTTCGTGGTGCTGTCCCTGACCCGGAACGCCCTGGGCCTGACGACGGTGCCGCCGAACCAGGTCATCGCGGGCCTCGCCCTGTTCCTCAGCCTGTTCGTCATGGCGCCGGTGCTGTCGGACGTCAACCAGGACGCGGTGCAGCCGTACCTGGACGGCAGCATGGACTTCCAGACCGCGCTCGACGCCGGGTCGGCGCCGATGCGCGACTACATGCTGGGACACACCCGGGAGGCCGACCTCGCCCTGCTGACGCGGGCCGCGGACCAGCCGAACCCCGAGGACCCGGCGTCCGTGCCGATGCTCACGCTCATCCCGGCGTTCATGCTCTCGGAGCTGCGCTCGGCGTTCATCATCGGGTTCGTCATCTTCGTGCCGTTCCTCGTCATCGACCTGGTCGTGTCCTCGGTCCTGATGAGCATGGGCATGATGATGCTGCCGCCGGTCATGGTGTCCCTGCCGTTCAAGCTGCTGCTGTTCGTGCTGGTGGACGGCTGGGGCCTCATCGTCACCGCCCTCGTGGGCGCGGCGTCGGCGGGGGGTGGCTGA
- a CDS encoding flagellar biosynthetic protein FliO, whose protein sequence is MDSVVLGLRVLLALACVIGLIWVLARRAGWGARRRPAGPAVEVVGRQALGRHAGVAVVAVGNRRLLLGYGEQNVTMLTELAPAPAEAPASPATTAPTAADRAPVTLGSLAAAVLPTPRRARAARPSATSPAVPASPAVPPAPASAAPQVPSAQPAAGSAEQRERVFAQALATASSAPAPTAPTAPTAPTTPGSVSGPARDAAAASAASAAAALAAAAAIPVEPVGSEPVPGLAGLEVAEVDAARLELAAHPAEATGALHGSVLAPSTWKQAVAALRERTVRR, encoded by the coding sequence ATGGACTCCGTCGTCCTGGGGCTGCGCGTCCTCCTGGCGCTGGCGTGCGTGATCGGGCTCATCTGGGTCCTCGCGCGCCGCGCCGGGTGGGGTGCGCGCCGCCGTCCCGCGGGCCCGGCGGTCGAGGTGGTGGGGCGCCAGGCGCTCGGCCGCCACGCCGGCGTCGCGGTGGTGGCCGTCGGCAACCGCCGGCTGCTCCTCGGGTACGGCGAGCAGAACGTCACGATGCTGACCGAGCTGGCGCCCGCCCCGGCCGAGGCCCCCGCCTCCCCGGCGACGACCGCGCCGACCGCCGCGGACCGCGCGCCGGTCACGCTCGGCTCGCTCGCCGCGGCCGTGCTGCCGACGCCCCGGCGTGCGCGGGCCGCCCGGCCCTCGGCGACCTCGCCCGCGGTGCCGGCGTCGCCCGCGGTGCCGCCCGCGCCCGCGTCCGCCGCCCCGCAGGTGCCGTCCGCACAGCCCGCCGCCGGGTCGGCCGAGCAGCGCGAGCGCGTGTTCGCCCAGGCCCTGGCCACCGCGAGCAGCGCCCCCGCGCCGACCGCACCGACCGCGCCGACCGCGCCGACGACCCCCGGCTCCGTCTCCGGCCCCGCGCGCGACGCCGCCGCTGCCTCCGCCGCGTCGGCCGCCGCCGCCCTCGCCGCCGCCGCGGCGATCCCCGTCGAGCCCGTCGGCAGCGAGCCGGTGCCCGGCCTCGCCGGCCTGGAGGTCGCCGAGGTCGACGCCGCGCGGCTGGAGCTCGCCGCCCACCCGGCGGAGGCCACCGGTGCCCTGCACGGCTCCGTGCTGGCCCCGTCCACGTGGAAGCAGGCCGTCGCGGCGCTGCGCGAGCGGACGGTGCGCCGGTGA
- the fliN gene encoding flagellar motor switch protein FliN: MNAPTAETTDAAVALAAATAAARLLPAAAPLVPAPAPAGARPDPAALAVVASFVGPNSADLVLVADAAVSEALAAGAPDGSPLDLAAALRPALEAAVAELGAGVLEAARTEPVATALPADAHLVALTTDDGVQAWFALRLRTEPTPRTPGVPTQRASLQVLYDVEMTLTAELGRTKLPVRQVLELTPGAVLELDRAAGSPADVMVNGRLIARGEVVVIDEEFGIRITEIARGEDGAL, encoded by the coding sequence ATGAACGCCCCCACCGCCGAGACCACGGACGCCGCGGTCGCGCTCGCCGCGGCCACCGCCGCCGCCCGGCTGCTGCCCGCCGCCGCGCCCCTCGTGCCCGCGCCCGCCCCGGCGGGTGCCCGCCCCGACCCGGCCGCCCTCGCGGTCGTCGCGTCGTTCGTCGGCCCGAACAGCGCGGACCTCGTGCTCGTCGCCGACGCGGCCGTCAGCGAGGCGCTCGCCGCCGGTGCGCCCGACGGCAGCCCGCTGGACCTCGCCGCCGCCCTGCGCCCCGCGCTGGAGGCCGCTGTCGCCGAGCTCGGCGCCGGCGTGCTCGAGGCCGCCCGCACCGAGCCGGTCGCGACCGCGCTGCCCGCGGACGCCCACCTGGTGGCGCTCACCACGGACGACGGCGTGCAGGCCTGGTTCGCGCTGCGGCTGCGCACCGAGCCGACGCCCCGCACGCCCGGCGTCCCGACGCAGCGCGCCAGCCTGCAGGTGCTCTACGACGTGGAGATGACCCTGACCGCCGAGCTCGGCCGCACCAAGCTGCCGGTCCGCCAGGTGCTGGAGCTGACCCCGGGCGCCGTGCTCGAGCTGGACCGCGCCGCCGGCAGCCCCGCCGACGTCATGGTCAACGGCCGCCTCATCGCCCGCGGCGAGGTCGTCGTGATCGACGAGGAGTTCGGCATCCGCATCACCGAGATCGCCCGGGGCGAGGACGGCGCCCTCTGA